Genomic DNA from Nocardioides aquaticus:
ACCAGCAGGAGAACAACCATGGCAGGACGCATCCAGGACCGGGTCGCGGTCGTCACCGGCGGCTGCTCGGGCATCGGCCTGGCGACCGTGCAGCGCTTCGTCGAGGAGGGCGCGAAGGTCGTCGTCGGCGACCTCGACGACGAGCGCGGCCACCAGCTGGTCGGCCAGCTCGGCGGGACCGACCTGCTGACCTACGTGCACACCGACGTCACCGACAAGGACCAGGTCGACGCGCTGTTCCGCACCGCCAAGGAGACCTACGGCTCGGTCGACATCGCGTTCAACAACGCCGGGATCTCCCCGCCCGAGGACGACTCCATCCTGGACACCGACCTCGAGGCGTGGAAGCGGGTCCAGGACGTCAACCTGACCAGCGTCTACCTGTGCTGCAAGGCGGCGCTGCCCTACATGCTCGAGCAGGGACGCGGCTCGATCATCAACACCGCCTCGTTCGTGGCGGTGATGGGTGCGGCCACCTCGCAGATCTCCTACTCCGCCTCGAAGGGCGGCGTGCTCACCATGACCCGCGAGCTCGGCGTGCAGTTCGCCCGCGAGGGCGTGCGGGTCAACGCGCTCTGCCCCGGCCCGGTCAACACCCCGCTGCTGCAGGAGCTGTTCGCCACCGACGCCGAGCGCGCCGCCCGCCGGCTCGTCCACGTGCCGATGGGACGCTTCGGCGAGCCCTCCGAGATGGCCTCCGCCGTGCTGTTCCTGGCCTCCGACGACAGCTCGTTCATGACCGCGACCACCTTCCTCGTCGACGGCGGCATCTCGGCCGCCTACGTCACCCCGCTCTGAGCGGGCGCCGGGAGGTGGGTGCACGCGTGGGGGCACCGGTCGTCGGGCTGACGACCTACCGCGAGCAGGCCGCGTGGGGGGTCTGGACCGAGCGGGCCGACCTGCTGCACACGGCGTACGCCGACGCCGTCGTCGCCGTCGGCGGACTGCCCCTGCTGCTGCCGCCCGTCGACACCGGCGACGTCCCGGGCGCCGCCGACGTCCTGGTCGCACGGCTGGACGCCCTCGTGGTCACCGGCGGCGCCGACGTCGACCCGGGCCGGTACGACGCGACGCCCCACGGCCGCACCGCCGGCTGGCGCCCCGACCGCGACGCGTGGGAGCTGGCGCTGCTGGCCGCCGCGGACGACGCGGGCCTCCCCGTGCTCGGCGTGTGCCGCGGGATGCAGGTGATGGCGGTGGCCGCCGGGGGCCGGCTCGAGCAGCACGTCCCGGACCGGGTCGGCCACGAGCAGCACTCCCCCGGCGGCGACGCGTTCGGTGACGTCGACGTCGCCACCCGGCCCGGCTCCCGCGTGGCCGGGCTCCTCGGGGAGCGCCTGACGGTGCGCTGCCACCACCACCAGGCCGTCGCCACCCACCCCGGCTGGGACGTCGTCGCCGAGGCCGCCGACGGCACCCCGGAGGCGATGGAGCGCCCGGGCGACCGGTTCTGCGTCGCCGTGCAGTGGCACCCCGAGACCGCCGCCGACGTCGGCCTGCTGGCCGGCCTGGTCCGCGCCGCCGCGGGCGGCGCATGAGCCCCCTGCGCCGCGCCCGACCGGTCGTCCAGCTCAGCGCCCACCGGTGCGGGGCCGGCCAGGACCGCACCCTGGAGAACACCCGGGTCGCGCTGGACGGGGCGCTGCGGCTCCCGGTGGAGTACGTCGAGTTCGACGTGCAGCGCTGCGGTGACGGCACCCTGGTCTGCTTCCACGACGACTGGGTCTGGGTCGGCGACCGGCGCCGGGACCTGGCCGAGCTGACGTTCGCCGAGTTCGCGGCCCGGGCGCCGCACTTCCTGCGCTACGACGAGGTGCTGCCGGCCCTGGTCGGCCACGCGCGCGCCCACATCGACCTCAAGTTCAGCGACCCCGCGGCCGTGGTCGACGCGGTCGGGCAGGCCGTCGCGGTGCTCGGCGCCGACGAGATGATCGTGACCACCCTCGACGACCGCACCGTCCGGGTGGTGCGCGACTGGGCCGACGAGCACGGCCACGACCTGCTGGTCGGGCTGTCCCTGGGCCGGCGGGTGCGCGGGCTCCCGCTGAACCGCCAGCTCCGGATCCGCGCCTCGGAGCTGCTGCCCCGCGTGCGGATCCTGAACTCGCGCGCGAACCTCGTCGTGGCCAACCACACCCTGGCGCGCCTGGGCATCGCCGCCTTCGCGCGGCGCCGCGGCCTTCCGCTGCTGGTGTGGACCGTCGACACCGAGGACTCCCTGCGCTACTGGCTGCGCCCGGGCCGGGCCTGGCTGGTGACCAGCAACGAGCCGGCGCTGGCGCTGCGCGTACGCGCCGGCCTGGAGCGGTCCCGCCGCGCCGAGCGTCGCCGTGGCCTGGAAGGATCGGAGCCATGACCGAGCCCGACCTCGTGACCGACGTCCTCGGCGAGCCGTGGACCGCGGAGACCATCGCCCTGACACCCGACGACGAGGGCGAGGTGGTCGCCACCCTGGTCCACCACGCCGCCGCCGTACCGTCCGGGCGGGCGGTGCTCTACGTGCACGGGTTCACCGACTACTTCTTCCAGGCCGACTTCGCGGCCTGGTGGGTCGAGCGGGGCTACGACTTCTACGCCATCGACCTGCGCAAGTACGGGCGGTCGATCCGCCCGCACCAGACCCCGAACTTCGTCTCGGACCTGCACACCTACGACGAGGAGCTGGACGCCGCCTGGGAGCGGATCACCGTCCGCGACGGCCACGACCGGGTGGTGCTGACGGCGCACTCGACCGGCGGCCTGATCGTCCCGTCGTGGGCCGACCGCCGACGGCCGGCCGCGCTGGCCGGGATGGTGCTGAACTCCCCCTGGCTCGACCTCCAGGGCAGCGCGCTGCTGCGCCTCGTCGGCCGCCCGGTGATCACCCAGCTCGGCCGGCTCAGCCCGCGCCGCCCGATCAGCCGCGAGGTCACCGGGTTGTACGGCCGCAGCCTGCACCGCGACCACGGCGGGGAGTGGGACTACGACCTCACCTGGAAGCCCGACACCGGGGTCGTCGTGTACGCCGGCTGGCTGCGCGCGGTGCTGCGGGCGCACGGCCGGCTGCACCGCGGGCTGGATGTCCGCGCCCCCGTGCTGGTGCTGTCCTCGGACGCCTCGAGCAGCCCCCGGGGGCTGGACGACGAGCGTCTGCACACCACCGACGTGGTCCTCGACGTGCACCAGATCCGTCGCTGGTCGAGCGCGCTGGGCAGCCACGTCACCTACGCCGCCGTGCCGGGCGCCCGGCACGACGTCGTGCTCTCGCGCGCCGAGCCGCGCGCGCGGGCGTACGACGAGATGGGTCGCTGGGCCGGCGCCTACCTGGACGACCCGGCCCCGGGGACACCGCGGGCTACCGACCAGTAGGGTCCGGCCATGGACCTCGTCACCCCGCTCTCCCTGGGCCGCATCGCGATCGGCGCCCTCAGCCTCACCCGCCCCACCGTCGCCGCCGGGCTGCTCGGTGCCGACCCGGCCGACAACCCGCAGCTACCGTTCATGACCCGGCTGTTCGGGGTGCGCGAGATCGCGCTCGGCGCCGTCACGCTGCTGGCCGCCGGCACCGCCCGCCGCGACCTGGTGGCCGCCGGGGTGCTGGTCGACCTCGGCGACGCGATCGCCTCGGTCGTCTCCTACCGCACCGGCGAGGTCAGCCCGCTCGGGGCGGCCCCGCTGCTGGCCGTCGCCCTCGGCGCCGCGGCCGCCGGCGCGATCGAGGTCAACGCCTCGCCGAGGTGACGCTCGCGGCGGGTCGAGGTGACGCTCGCGGCGGGTCGAGATGACGGTTCCGGACACCTCGGTGGTCCGTACCAAGAGCAGTCGTGTGCCCCAGCACGGTCCCTGGACCGGCGACAGGCACACGACCCGTACGGCCGGCGCCCCGCACCACGCACGAGTCGGGTCGTGGGTCAGCTGACGCGCCCGAGCGCGTCCAACGACCCACGACCCGGCACAACCGGCCGGCGCTGGTCATGCCCGGACCGCTCAGCGCAGCAGCGCCACCAGCGCGACGACGCCGACCACCACGATGACCCCGCGGAGCACCGGCGCGGGCAGGCGACGTCCCACGGTGGAGCCGATCAGGCCGCCCACCACCGACCCGGCGCCGATCAGCGCGACGACGAGCCAGTCGAGGTCGGCCACGAAGACGAACAGCACCCCGGCGACCGAGTTCACCCCGGCCGCGAGCACGTTCTTGACCGCGTTCAACCGCTGGAGCGGCTCGGGCACCCCGATCCCGAGCACGCCCATCAGCAGCACGCCCTGGGCGGCCCCGAAGTAGCCGCCGTAGACCCCGGTCAGGCCGACCAGCGGCCACACCCACCCGGCGTCGCGCGCCTCGGCGGACTCACGCGCCTCCCGCCGGGCCGCGACACGACGTGACAGCGCCGGCTGCACGACCACCAGCAGCACGCCCAGGCCGATCAGCACCGGCACGATCGTCTCGAAGGCCGAGGACGGCAGGGTCAGCAGCAGCACGGCGCCGACGGCCCCGCCGACCACGGAGGCCACCAGCAGCCGCAGCACCCGGGTCGACTGCCCGCGCAGCTCGCGCCGGTAGCCCCACGCCCCGGTCAGCGACCCCGGCACGAGCCCGAGGTTGTTCGAGACGTTGGCGGTCACCGGGGGCACGCCCAGCGCGAGCAGCGTCGGGAAGGTGATCAGCGTGCCGGAGCCGACGATCGTGTTGATGGTGCCGGCCCCGACACCGGCGAGCGCGATGAGGACGGCCTCCCACACCGTCACCGGCGGGTCAGGGCTGGGACGGGGGCGGTACGGCTCCCGTGTCGCCGCCGGGCTCGTCCCCTGTCCCGCTCTGGGCCTTGCGGGCACGGCCCGGGTTGGCGGCCTCCTCGGCCTCCCGGATCGCGGCCTGGACGGCGTCGTTGGCCGCCTTCTTGCTGGCGTCGACGGACGGCACCTCGGGCGAGGTGGAGCCCATGTCGACGCGGGTGCGCGGGCCGGGCAGGTCCTTCGGGATGCCCGACATCTCCGACATCGTCGAGCCCAGGCCCTCGAGGGCGCGGCCGATCTCGCTCGGCACGATCCAGACCTTGTTGGCGTCGCCCTCGGCGATCTTCGGCATCATCTGGAGGTACTGGTAGGCCAGCAGCGACTGGTCGGGCTGGCCGTCGTGGATGGCCTGGAAGACGGTCTGGATCGCCTGGCCCTCACCCTGGGCCTTGAGGATCTGCGACTCCCGGTCGGCCTGGGCACGCAGGATCGCCGACTCCCGGTCGCCCTCGGCGGTGAGGATCGCGGACTGCTTCATGCCCTCGGCCGACAGGATGGCGGACTGCCGCTGGCCCTCGGCGGTGAGGATCGCGGCGCGCTTGTCGCGGTCCGCACGCATCTGCTTCTCCATCGAGTCCTTGATCGACGGCGGCGGGTCGATGCCCTTGAGCTCCACCCGGTTCACCCGGATGCCCCACTTGCCGGTCGCCTCGTCGAGCACGCCGCGCAGGCGGGTGTTGATCTCGTCACGGCTGGTCAGCGTCTCCTCGAGGTCCATCCCACCGACGATGTTGCGCAGCGAGGTCATCGTCAGCTGCTCGACGGCCTGGATGTAGTTCGCGATCTCGTAGGTCGCCGCGACCGGGTCGGTGACCTGGAAGTAGATGACGGTGTCGATGGAGACCACCAGGTTGTCCTCGGTGATCACCGGCTGCGGCGGGAACGAGACGACCTGCTCGCGCAGGTCGATGCGGTAGCGGACGTTGTCGATGAACGGGACGATGATCTTCAGCCCGGCGTCCAGCGTCTGCTGGTACTTGCCGAACCGCTCGACGATGCCGGCGCGGGCCTGCGGCACGATCTGCACCGTCTTGGCCAGCAGGACGACGACGAACGCCAGCAGGATCGCCAGTGCGATGAGCACGGCCATGCGGTTCTCCTCAGGTTGTCCCGCCGTGGCGGGGGTCCGACGGCCTCGCGGGGTCCGGGCCAGGCGTGGGGGTCAGGGCGTGGGGTCAGGCCTGGGGTCAGGCCTCGAGCGTGGGGACGGGGTGGACGTACGCGGTCGCGCCGCGGATCTCGAACACCTCGACGGTCTCGCCGGCGGCGATGGTCAGGTGCTCGTCGTACGGCGCGGCCGACCACTCCTCGCCGCCCAGCCGCACCCGGCCGGCGGTCAGCCCGGTGACGGCCACCGTGACGGTGCCGCGGCTGCCGACCAGCTTGCCGTGGCCGAGGCTGAGCTCGGGTCCGCTCTTCAGGTGCCGCAGCACCGGCGGACGCACGAGCGCGAGCATGCCGACGGCGGTGATCGCGGCGATCACGACCTGCAGCACGACCGGGCCGCCGGCGAGCGCCACGACCAGCCCGCCCCCGGCGCCGACGGCGAGCATCACCAGCACGAAGTCCAGGCTGAGCATCTCGGCCGCGCCCAGCGCGACGGTGAGGCCGAGCCACACCGTCCACGCGTTCTCCGAGAGCCAGTCCATGACTCGATCCTATCCGGGTCGCGAAGCCACGTCCGGGACCTTGTGCTCAGCGGCGCCGTGGCTCACGGCGGGCCGCCCAGCGGTCGTCCTCGTGCCGCAGCTCCAGCGGCATCCCGAAGGTGGCCGACAGGTGCTCGCGGGTGAGCACGTCCTCGAGGGGACCCGCGGCGACGACGGCGCCCTGACGCAGCAGCAGCGCGTGGGTGAAGCCGGGCGGGATCTCCTCGACGTGGTGGGAGACCAGGACGGTCGCCGGGGCGTCGGGGTCCTGGGCGAGCACGGCCAGGGTCGCGACGAGGTCCTCGCGCCCGCCGAGGTCGAGCCCTGCGGCCGGCTCGTCGAGGAGCAGCAGCTCCGGGTCGGTCATCAGGGCGCGCGCGACCTGGACGCGCTTGCGCTCGCCCTCGCTCAGCGTCCCGAAGACCCGGTCGACCAGGTGCGCGGCGCCGACCTCGACCAGCAGGTCGTGGGCCCGCTCGTGGTCCAGCTCGTCATAGGACTCGCGCCAGCGGCCGACCACGCCGTAGGAGGCGGACACGACGACGTCGCGGACCACCTCGTGGCGCGGGATCCGCTCGGCCAGCGCGGCGCTGGTGAGGCCGATCCGGGGGCGGAGCTCGAAGACGTCGACGGTGCCGAGCACCTCGCCGAGCAGCCCGACCACCCCGTCGCTGGGGTGGATCTGCGCGGAGGCCAGCTGCAGCAGCGTGGTCTTGCCGGCGCCGTTGGGACCCAGCACCACCCACCGCTCGCCCTCGCGGACCTCCCAGCTCACCTTGTCGAGCAGGACGGCCCCGCCCCGTCGTACGGTCACGTCGGCGAGCTCGAGGACGGCGGACATGCCGCAACCCTATCGATCGCCGGAGGCCCGCGGTGACCGCCCGGGCGGCGGGCGTAGCGTCGGGCGCCGTGACCGACCCCTCCGTGCTCGCGGCCCCCGTCTCCCTGCGCCTGGCGTGGTGGGGCACGTCCTGGCTGCGGGGGGCCGTGGTGCCGGACCTGGTGCTGGACGCCGTGATCGGCGACGAGGCCACCCACGCCGTCGCGGGCCTCGACGAGGGCGGGCCGACCGAGACCCTGCTGGGCGGCCTGGCCCGGCTGCGCGCCGCCGGTGCCACCGGGCTCGGCCTGGCCCTGCCCCGCGAGGGCGACCCCCTCGGGCTGGGCGGGCCGGCCGGCTTCAACGCCGCGGCGATCGAGGCCGGCGAGGCCGTGGTGGTCGCCGGCGCCGGGGTCGGCCTCGTGCCGGGCGCCACCGGCGCCGCGACGACCTGGGTGGTGCACCCGGCCGGGCGACGCCAGCTCCCGGACGTCGGCGAGGCCGACCGCGGGCTGCGCGCCGCCCTGATCGAGACCGCGACGTCCCTGGCCGCCCTCGACGTGGCGCGCTGGCGCCCGGAGGTCGCCGACCGGCTGATGGACCTGCGCCACGGTCCCCGCCTCACCGGCCCGGACGGGGTGCCGGCGCGCTGCGTCGAGCTGGCCGCCCGGGGCGTGCAGGCCGTCGACATCGTCGACCTGGCGCTGGAGGACCACGGCGGGGCGGTGTCGGCGGCCGAGATCCTCGTGCGCGAGGAGGCCCTGCGCCCGCTGGAGCGGGCCGGGCGGCGGGCGCTGGTGGCGGCGGGCTCACCCGAGGTCTGGCCGCCGGCCTGACCCCGGCTGGACGCCGACCTCGGCCCACACCTCGACCAGGTCGACCAGCCGGCCTCCCAGCACCGAGGCCAGCACCACGACGGCGTGCGTCTCGGCACCGTCGGAGACCCGGGCGCGCAGCACCGCCCGGCCCCCTCCGTCGACCACCTCCTGGGGCTCGAAGCGCCACCGGCCCGGGTAGTCGCGGTTCAGCGCGACGTACGCCGTCGCGTCCAGCTCCTCCCCGGTGTGCTCGTAGCGGACGACCGCGTCGTCGGCCAGCAGCGCCCGCAGCACCGACCAGTCCTCGTCGTCGACGGCGGCGGCGAGGCGGGTGAGCAGCTGGGCGGCGGAGGGCTCCGGGGCGGCGGTCATCGCACCATCGTGGACCGCGCCGCCGACACCCGGCCGTCGCGACTAGCCTGACCTGCGATGACGGCCCCCTCCGCGACCCTGCTCATCACCCTGACCGGCACCGACCGGCCCGGCGTGACCTCCACCCTGCTCGGCACCCTGGCCCACGCCGGGGTCGAGGTGATCGACGTCGAGCAGATCGTGCTGCGCCAGCGGCTGGTGCTCGGGGTCCTGGTCTCCGTGCCGTCCGACACCACCCGCCTGGTGGCGGAGGTCGAGTCCACCGCGGCCGAGCTGGGCATGCAGGTCGAGCTCAGCCGCGGCACCGGCGACAACCGCTCCCGGCCGCAGGGCCGCAGCCACGTCACGGTGATCGGCGACCCGCTCACCGCCGTCGCCCTGTCCGCCATCACCGGACGGGTCGCGGCCACCGGCGCCAACATCGACCGGATCGAGCGGATGGCGCGCTACCCCGTGACCGCCATCGACCTGCACGTCTCCGGCGCCGACCCCGTCGAGCTGCGCGCCGCCCTGGCCACCGAGGCGGCCGCCCAGGGCGTCGACGTCGCGGTGCAGCCCACCAACCTGCTGCGCCACGGCATGCGGCTGATCGTGATGGACGTCGACTCCACCCTGATCCAGGGCGAGGTGATCGAGATGATCGCGGCGCACGCCGGCTGCGAGGACCAGGTCCGCGAGGTCACCGAGCGCGCCATGGCCGGCGAGCTCGACTTCGAGGAGTCCCTGCGCGAACGGGTCGCCCTGCTGGAGGGCGTGCCGGAGAGCGCGCTCGACGAGGTCTACGACGGGATCGTGCTGGCCCCCGGCGCGCGCACGATGGTGCGGACCCTGAAGCGGCTGGGCTACCGGTTCGCGATCGTCTCCGGCGGCTTCACCCAGGTCACCGACCGCCTGGCCGACGACCTCGGCGTCCACTTCGCGCGCGCCAACGAGCTCGAGGTCGTCGACGGACGGCTGACCGGGCGGATCCTCGGCGACGTGGTCGACCGGGCCGGCAAGGCGCGGGCGCTGGAGGAGTTCGCCGAGGCCGTCGGCATCGACGTCGCCTCCACGATCGCGATCGGGGACGGCGCCAACGACCTCGACATGCTGGCCGCGGCCGGGCTCGGGATCGCCTACAACGCCAAGCCGCGGGTGCGCGAGGCCGCGGACGCCTCGGTCAACGTGCCCTACCTCGACACGATCCTCTACCTGCTCGGCATCTCGCGCGAGGAGATCGAGGCCGCCGACGCGGCCGCGGGCGTGGTCACGCCCGCTCCCCCGGTCTGACCCGCCCCGGCCGGGACGGCCTCACCCGACGAGGACGACCCGCTCCCCGAATCCCGGTCGCAGCACCCGCACGCCCGGCGCGCGCCGGCCCATCGCCTCCGCGAACCGTGGGCCCGGCTCGACGAAGAACCGACGGTGCCGCGCGGGCAGCACCGCGCGCAGCCCGACCGGCCAGAAGGTGCCGTGGTGCACGCCCAGCGCGGCCGCGGCCTCCACCGCGGCGACGGCCGACGCGGCCTGGTCGGGGTCGAGGTGCGCCGCACCCAGGGTGGGGCCCCAGCCCCCGATCGGCACCAGCGCCAGGTCGACGGGCGCCACCTCGCCCAGGTCCACCCCGCTGCCGGTGTCACCGGGGTACCACGCGCTCACCCCGTCGACGGCGAGCCGGAAGCCGATCGCCGGCGGCGCCGGGCGGCCCCGCGTGCGCCGCCCGCGCCACGGGTCGCGGGTGCCGGGGTGGTCGGCCGCGTGCACCGCGAGCCGCACGCCCGCCACCTCGACCACGTCCCCGGGCGCCACCTCGACCAGCTCGCGTCCGCCGAGCAGTGCGGAGGTCCAGCGCCCGGCGCCGTCGCGCACCCCCCGGGGCGCGACCACGGGCACAGCCGGGTCGAGCCGGCGCAGCGAGCGGTGGTGCAGGTGGTCGTGGTGCAGGTGCGAGAGCAGGACGACGTCGGCGTCCCGCGCGCGGGCGGCCGGCAGCGGACCGGCGCGCCGCAGGTGGAGCAGGGAGCGGGTCAGCACGGGGTCGGTGAGCACGCGGACCCCGCCGAGCTCGACCGTGGTCGTCGCGTGGCCCCACCAGGTGACGGCGAGGGCGGCGTCAGCCACGCGCGACGTGGAACGCCTCGAGCCGGGCGCCCCCCGCGCCGAGGTCGGCCCAGGACCCGCCGACGGCGAAGACGGCGGCCGCGGCGGTCGGGTAGCCCCGCGCGAGCATCTCCGAGGTCGCCCCGTCGTCCCCCTCCCCGTCGTCGAGCAGGTGCGCGAGGTAGGCCATCGTCGGGTTGTGGCCGACCACGAGCAGGGTCGAGACCTCCTCGGACGTCTCCCGGACCAGGTCGAGCGCCGCCTCCGGGCCGGCGGAGTACAGGCCGGCGTCGTGGGTCACCCCGCCCTCCCAGCCCGCGGCGGCGGCCAGGGCGTCGTACGTCTGCCGCGTGCGCAGCGCCGCCGAGACCAGCGCGGCCCCGCGGGGGGCGCGACCTGCAGGCCCAGGCCGGCCAACCAGGTGCCCGCGGCGGCGGCGTCGGTGCGACCACGCGCCGACAGCGGCCGCTCTGCGTCGGTGGCGGCGGAGGGCTCGGCCTGCGCGTGGCGCAGGACGACGAGACGGCGGAGGCTCGCGTTCACCCGGCCAGCCTCCCAGCCTCCCGCCCGTCACCCAAACGACCGGGCCCGGCCGCGTCCGCGCCATGCCCTAGCGTTGCGCCCATGCCCCGAGGTCCCCTTCTCGTCGTCGGAGGTGCCGAGGACAAGCTGCGCCGACGCACCATCCTCCAGCGCTTCGTCGACCTCGCCGGCGGCCCGGACGCCCGGATCGCGGTGATCCCCACCGCCTCCTCCCTGGGCCCCGAGATCGTCGAGGTCTATGACGCCTTGTTCCGCTCCGCGGGCGCCGGTGAGGTCGTCGC
This window encodes:
- a CDS encoding 3-oxoacyl-ACP reductase, which gives rise to MAGRIQDRVAVVTGGCSGIGLATVQRFVEEGAKVVVGDLDDERGHQLVGQLGGTDLLTYVHTDVTDKDQVDALFRTAKETYGSVDIAFNNAGISPPEDDSILDTDLEAWKRVQDVNLTSVYLCCKAALPYMLEQGRGSIINTASFVAVMGAATSQISYSASKGGVLTMTRELGVQFAREGVRVNALCPGPVNTPLLQELFATDAERAARRLVHVPMGRFGEPSEMASAVLFLASDDSSFMTATTFLVDGGISAAYVTPL
- a CDS encoding gamma-glutamyl-gamma-aminobutyrate hydrolase family protein, which encodes MGAPVVGLTTYREQAAWGVWTERADLLHTAYADAVVAVGGLPLLLPPVDTGDVPGAADVLVARLDALVVTGGADVDPGRYDATPHGRTAGWRPDRDAWELALLAAADDAGLPVLGVCRGMQVMAVAAGGRLEQHVPDRVGHEQHSPGGDAFGDVDVATRPGSRVAGLLGERLTVRCHHHQAVATHPGWDVVAEAADGTPEAMERPGDRFCVAVQWHPETAADVGLLAGLVRAAAGGA
- a CDS encoding glycerophosphodiester phosphodiesterase, with product MSPLRRARPVVQLSAHRCGAGQDRTLENTRVALDGALRLPVEYVEFDVQRCGDGTLVCFHDDWVWVGDRRRDLAELTFAEFAARAPHFLRYDEVLPALVGHARAHIDLKFSDPAAVVDAVGQAVAVLGADEMIVTTLDDRTVRVVRDWADEHGHDLLVGLSLGRRVRGLPLNRQLRIRASELLPRVRILNSRANLVVANHTLARLGIAAFARRRGLPLLVWTVDTEDSLRYWLRPGRAWLVTSNEPALALRVRAGLERSRRAERRRGLEGSEP
- a CDS encoding alpha/beta hydrolase, which codes for MTEPDLVTDVLGEPWTAETIALTPDDEGEVVATLVHHAAAVPSGRAVLYVHGFTDYFFQADFAAWWVERGYDFYAIDLRKYGRSIRPHQTPNFVSDLHTYDEELDAAWERITVRDGHDRVVLTAHSTGGLIVPSWADRRRPAALAGMVLNSPWLDLQGSALLRLVGRPVITQLGRLSPRRPISREVTGLYGRSLHRDHGGEWDYDLTWKPDTGVVVYAGWLRAVLRAHGRLHRGLDVRAPVLVLSSDASSSPRGLDDERLHTTDVVLDVHQIRRWSSALGSHVTYAAVPGARHDVVLSRAEPRARAYDEMGRWAGAYLDDPAPGTPRATDQ
- a CDS encoding DUF4267 domain-containing protein; translated protein: MDLVTPLSLGRIAIGALSLTRPTVAAGLLGADPADNPQLPFMTRLFGVREIALGAVTLLAAGTARRDLVAAGVLVDLGDAIASVVSYRTGEVSPLGAAPLLAVALGAAAAGAIEVNASPR
- a CDS encoding sulfite exporter TauE/SafE family protein, whose product is MTVWEAVLIALAGVGAGTINTIVGSGTLITFPTLLALGVPPVTANVSNNLGLVPGSLTGAWGYRRELRGQSTRVLRLLVASVVGGAVGAVLLLTLPSSAFETIVPVLIGLGVLLVVVQPALSRRVAARREARESAEARDAGWVWPLVGLTGVYGGYFGAAQGVLLMGVLGIGVPEPLQRLNAVKNVLAAGVNSVAGVLFVFVADLDWLVVALIGAGSVVGGLIGSTVGRRLPAPVLRGVIVVVGVVALVALLR
- a CDS encoding SPFH domain-containing protein; the protein is MAVLIALAILLAFVVVLLAKTVQIVPQARAGIVERFGKYQQTLDAGLKIIVPFIDNVRYRIDLREQVVSFPPQPVITEDNLVVSIDTVIYFQVTDPVAATYEIANYIQAVEQLTMTSLRNIVGGMDLEETLTSRDEINTRLRGVLDEATGKWGIRVNRVELKGIDPPPSIKDSMEKQMRADRDKRAAILTAEGQRQSAILSAEGMKQSAILTAEGDRESAILRAQADRESQILKAQGEGQAIQTVFQAIHDGQPDQSLLAYQYLQMMPKIAEGDANKVWIVPSEIGRALEGLGSTMSEMSGIPKDLPGPRTRVDMGSTSPEVPSVDASKKAANDAVQAAIREAEEAANPGRARKAQSGTGDEPGGDTGAVPPPSQP
- a CDS encoding NfeD family protein — protein: MDWLSENAWTVWLGLTVALGAAEMLSLDFVLVMLAVGAGGGLVVALAGGPVVLQVVIAAITAVGMLALVRPPVLRHLKSGPELSLGHGKLVGSRGTVTVAVTGLTAGRVRLGGEEWSAAPYDEHLTIAAGETVEVFEIRGATAYVHPVPTLEA
- a CDS encoding ABC transporter ATP-binding protein; translated protein: MSAVLELADVTVRRGGAVLLDKVSWEVREGERWVVLGPNGAGKTTLLQLASAQIHPSDGVVGLLGEVLGTVDVFELRPRIGLTSAALAERIPRHEVVRDVVVSASYGVVGRWRESYDELDHERAHDLLVEVGAAHLVDRVFGTLSEGERKRVQVARALMTDPELLLLDEPAAGLDLGGREDLVATLAVLAQDPDAPATVLVSHHVEEIPPGFTHALLLRQGAVVAAGPLEDVLTREHLSATFGMPLELRHEDDRWAARREPRRR
- a CDS encoding nuclear transport factor 2 family protein — translated: MTAAPEPSAAQLLTRLAAAVDDEDWSVLRALLADDAVVRYEHTGEELDATAYVALNRDYPGRWRFEPQEVVDGGGRAVLRARVSDGAETHAVVVLASVLGGRLVDLVEVWAEVGVQPGSGRRPDLG
- the serB gene encoding phosphoserine phosphatase SerB is translated as MTAPSATLLITLTGTDRPGVTSTLLGTLAHAGVEVIDVEQIVLRQRLVLGVLVSVPSDTTRLVAEVESTAAELGMQVELSRGTGDNRSRPQGRSHVTVIGDPLTAVALSAITGRVAATGANIDRIERMARYPVTAIDLHVSGADPVELRAALATEAAAQGVDVAVQPTNLLRHGMRLIVMDVDSTLIQGEVIEMIAAHAGCEDQVREVTERAMAGELDFEESLRERVALLEGVPESALDEVYDGIVLAPGARTMVRTLKRLGYRFAIVSGGFTQVTDRLADDLGVHFARANELEVVDGRLTGRILGDVVDRAGKARALEEFAEAVGIDVASTIAIGDGANDLDMLAAAGLGIAYNAKPRVREAADASVNVPYLDTILYLLGISREEIEAADAAAGVVTPAPPV
- a CDS encoding MBL fold metallo-hydrolase is translated as MADAALAVTWWGHATTTVELGGVRVLTDPVLTRSLLHLRRAGPLPAARARDADVVLLSHLHHDHLHHRSLRRLDPAVPVVAPRGVRDGAGRWTSALLGGRELVEVAPGDVVEVAGVRLAVHAADHPGTRDPWRGRRTRGRPAPPAIGFRLAVDGVSAWYPGDTGSGVDLGEVAPVDLALVPIGGWGPTLGAAHLDPDQAASAVAAVEAAAALGVHHGTFWPVGLRAVLPARHRRFFVEPGPRFAEAMGRRAPGVRVLRPGFGERVVLVG